A genome region from Flavobacteriales bacterium includes the following:
- a CDS encoding DUF4097 family beta strand repeat protein translates to MKTLKLKSILMLLAFVPLTLWAQEVEKEINKVFNVSAESELRIDNSFGDIELQDWDRQEIKIDVKITIEGKNEEYARKALEKIDVKFAQNGNMVMAETENDCNCGNKIQKFSIDYVVRVPRDSRVQLRNSFGDVAVQDRNGPTKIDVQHGDFRLERLSHADNIVELQFGDGDVEGVNGLSAKIQHSDFDGEDIRLLKLNVKFSDVELREVTQLSGGLEVQHSDVNIEVIGKKWDEMNMNVDFSDVDIELRKDAEVRFEIQTSFSDVDVDSGMKAVEKERGMNSSDYRVVVNNDSAPIIYGKLSHSDLNLSWK, encoded by the coding sequence ATGAAAACGCTTAAACTTAAATCCATTCTGATGCTGTTGGCCTTTGTTCCACTTACTTTGTGGGCGCAGGAGGTCGAAAAAGAGATCAACAAGGTCTTTAATGTTTCTGCCGAATCCGAATTGCGTATCGATAACAGCTTTGGCGATATCGAGCTGCAAGATTGGGATCGCCAGGAGATCAAGATCGATGTTAAGATCACGATCGAGGGAAAGAACGAAGAATATGCGCGCAAAGCACTAGAGAAGATCGATGTGAAGTTTGCCCAGAACGGCAACATGGTCATGGCCGAAACGGAGAATGACTGCAACTGCGGGAACAAGATCCAGAAGTTCAGTATTGATTACGTAGTGCGCGTACCGCGCGACTCAAGGGTTCAACTGCGCAACTCTTTTGGAGACGTAGCTGTGCAAGACCGAAATGGCCCTACCAAGATCGATGTACAACACGGTGACTTCCGACTCGAGAGGTTGAGTCATGCCGATAACATCGTCGAACTCCAATTTGGCGATGGCGACGTGGAAGGAGTCAACGGGCTTAGTGCCAAGATCCAGCACAGTGATTTTGATGGCGAAGACATCCGCTTGCTCAAGCTCAATGTAAAGTTCAGCGATGTGGAACTGCGCGAGGTTACTCAATTATCGGGCGGTCTCGAGGTACAGCACAGTGATGTCAACATTGAAGTTATCGGCAAAAAATGGGACGAAATGAATATGAACGTCGACTTTTCCGATGTGGATATCGAATTGAGGAAGGACGCCGAAGTTCGATTCGAAATACAGACGAGCTTCTCCGATGTCGACGTCGATTCGGGCATGAAGGCCGTGGAGAAGGAACGAGGAATGAACTCTTCGGACTATCGAGTGGTCGTGAATAACGATTCTGCGCCGATCATCTACGGTAAACTGAGCCACAGCGATCTGAATCTGTCGTGGAAATAA
- a CDS encoding sigma-70 family RNA polymerase sigma factor — protein MDPKDYLIEQCRNGDQRAMMELYDRYARAMYNTCLRLLNDDADAEDAMQESFMKAFERLEQFNGQVAFGAWLKKIVVHHCLDRIKKMEIEWISTEDTLLQPVAEEEGDRGEFNIDHVYKAMEKLPGGYKTILSLYLLEGYDHEEIAQILNIDAGTSRSQYARAKNKLKSILNQRSYVG, from the coding sequence TTGGATCCGAAGGACTATTTGATCGAGCAATGTCGCAATGGTGATCAACGTGCGATGATGGAGTTGTACGACCGCTATGCCAGGGCGATGTACAACACGTGTCTACGGCTCTTGAACGACGATGCCGATGCTGAAGATGCCATGCAAGAGTCCTTCATGAAGGCCTTTGAGCGGCTCGAGCAGTTTAACGGGCAAGTGGCCTTTGGAGCCTGGCTGAAGAAAATAGTAGTGCATCACTGTTTGGATCGGATAAAGAAGATGGAGATTGAGTGGATCAGTACAGAGGATACTCTGTTACAACCGGTGGCTGAAGAAGAGGGAGATCGAGGTGAGTTCAATATAGACCATGTCTACAAGGCCATGGAAAAGCTTCCGGGCGGATATAAAACGATTTTGAGTTTGTATTTGCTCGAAGGTTACGATCACGAAGAAATAGCTCAAATACTGAATATCGATGCCGGCACTAGCCGATCGCAGTATGCAAGAGCCAAGAATAAATTGAAAAGCATTTTAAATCAAAGAAGTTATGTCGGATAA
- a CDS encoding NAD(P)H-hydrate dehydratase codes for MKILSVEQVREADRLTIEREPIASIDLMERAASRVADRLTEVFDPDMPFSVYCGMGNNGGDGLVIARLLRAAGYEVRVVVVRHLKKGSDGFETNLKQVDGFEEWSPRKAPMPDELEVVRIDALLGSGLTRPLEGFLAEVVAALNNDPRFTVAVDLPTGIFADNNRHNDLTMALRADVTFTFQWPKRAMVMPDSGPMCGAFEVIDIGLDKEYSYSVETPWHFVDQNWVSKRYRDRPIFTHKNRFGHALISAGAKGTMGAAIMCARACLRSGVGLLTGHVPGSAETIWPVAVPEAMARFDAFPEHLTDHPKLDRYDAIGLGPGIGTEEDTAHMVKNLIRHAQSPLVIDADALNIVAENKTWLTFCQHVPILTPHLGEFERLSGVAPGPDQYDAAIDFAQKYQCVVVLKGTYTATVLPNGETYFNSTGHSGLSTGGSGDVLTGLITGLRAQGYGVAETAILGSYIHGRAAELALRDQSEESMLATDLPDYFGEVFTEFLT; via the coding sequence ATGAAGATCTTATCCGTAGAGCAAGTTCGTGAGGCTGATCGGCTCACCATAGAGCGAGAGCCCATTGCGTCCATTGACCTGATGGAACGGGCAGCATCTCGAGTCGCCGATCGATTGACGGAGGTCTTTGATCCGGACATGCCCTTTTCGGTTTACTGCGGAATGGGAAATAATGGGGGAGACGGGCTCGTTATCGCACGTTTACTGAGGGCGGCCGGATACGAGGTGCGTGTGGTCGTTGTGCGGCATTTGAAAAAGGGCAGTGATGGTTTTGAGACGAACCTGAAACAGGTCGACGGTTTTGAGGAGTGGTCGCCCAGAAAGGCACCAATGCCCGATGAACTCGAGGTGGTTCGCATAGACGCCTTGCTGGGCTCCGGCCTAACGCGGCCGCTCGAAGGGTTTTTGGCCGAGGTGGTCGCAGCGCTTAATAACGACCCCAGATTCACCGTGGCCGTGGACTTGCCCACCGGTATATTTGCCGACAATAACCGCCATAATGATCTAACTATGGCCCTGCGGGCCGATGTGACCTTCACGTTCCAATGGCCCAAGCGGGCGATGGTGATGCCGGATAGCGGTCCCATGTGCGGGGCTTTCGAGGTGATCGATATCGGACTCGATAAAGAATACTCCTATTCGGTAGAGACTCCGTGGCACTTCGTAGATCAGAATTGGGTAAGTAAGCGCTATCGCGATCGACCCATCTTTACGCATAAGAACAGATTCGGACATGCGCTCATATCGGCCGGTGCCAAAGGTACTATGGGGGCAGCGATCATGTGTGCACGCGCCTGTTTGCGTAGTGGTGTTGGACTCCTTACCGGGCATGTTCCCGGTTCGGCAGAAACCATTTGGCCAGTGGCCGTGCCCGAAGCGATGGCTCGGTTCGATGCGTTTCCGGAACACCTCACCGATCATCCGAAGCTCGATCGGTACGATGCCATTGGGCTTGGGCCGGGTATCGGTACCGAAGAGGATACCGCTCACATGGTCAAGAACCTCATTCGCCACGCACAATCGCCCTTGGTCATTGATGCCGATGCCTTGAATATCGTAGCCGAGAACAAAACGTGGTTGACGTTTTGCCAGCATGTACCGATACTCACTCCACATCTTGGGGAATTCGAACGTCTTTCGGGCGTTGCACCGGGTCCTGATCAGTACGACGCAGCGATCGACTTCGCCCAAAAATATCAGTGTGTCGTGGTGTTGAAGGGAACTTATACGGCAACGGTATTGCCGAACGGCGAAACGTATTTCAATAGTACGGGGCACTCCGGTCTATCGACCGGCGGTAGTGGAGATGTGTTAACCGGCCTGATCACCGGTCTACGAGCCCAAGGTTATGGCGTTGCGGAAACAGCGATCTTGGGGTCGTATATTCATGGCCGAGCCGCTGAGTTGGCCCTTCGCGATCAAAGCGAAGAGAGTATGTTGGCCACCGATCTGCCGGATTACTTTGGGGAGGTCTTTACGGAGTTTTTAACGTAG
- the coaE gene encoding dephospho-CoA kinase (Dephospho-CoA kinase (CoaE) performs the final step in coenzyme A biosynthesis.) has translation MIKVGLTGGIGSGKTMVAGVFEHLGIPIYHADDRAKRLYVTDEKLKSEVIDLLGPKAYVDGRLNRPWIAERVFNDQELLERLNQLVHPAVGRDFYAWIEEQNAPYIVKEVAIMFESGAHLALDEVVLVSAPEEVRIERVMKRDGLSPAEIRQRMARQWTEEQRRRNSQHEIINDGHHLVLPQILKLHEDLIRRASS, from the coding sequence ATGATCAAGGTTGGGCTTACGGGCGGTATCGGATCGGGGAAGACCATGGTCGCCGGAGTATTCGAGCATCTCGGTATTCCGATCTACCATGCCGATGATCGGGCGAAGAGGCTGTACGTGACCGATGAGAAGCTCAAAAGTGAGGTGATCGATCTTTTGGGCCCGAAGGCGTATGTCGATGGACGGCTCAACCGACCGTGGATCGCAGAAAGGGTGTTCAACGACCAGGAATTACTGGAGCGATTGAACCAACTTGTTCATCCGGCCGTAGGCCGAGATTTTTATGCTTGGATAGAAGAGCAAAACGCTCCGTACATCGTAAAGGAAGTCGCCATCATGTTCGAATCGGGAGCGCATTTGGCCCTCGACGAAGTGGTGTTGGTTAGCGCGCCGGAGGAGGTGCGGATCGAGCGGGTGATGAAGCGCGACGGCCTTTCGCCTGCAGAAATTCGCCAGCGTATGGCCCGGCAATGGACTGAGGAACAACGACGCCGAAATAGTCAGCACGAGATCATAAACGACGGCCACCATTTGGTACTGCCGCAAATTTTGAAACTCCATGAAGATCTTATCCGTAGAGCAAGTTCGTGA